Proteins from a genomic interval of Coccinella septempunctata chromosome 2, icCocSept1.1, whole genome shotgun sequence:
- the LOC123307575 gene encoding THAP domain-containing protein 3-like, with protein MVSCVACGYSKTPKKNNSGVTFYRFPKDERRRFRWMSFVNKPGFTPNNRSLLCSKHFKEECFNRSSQSVIRLFPNAFPTIEAPRVKYSLQFSSVDFAMQYKGCFSSDSALSTVPPSPEAQLVTASGPAGVNLDEHFASSSALSFPSTPQCPGTHRRVTLLPLASCFMVLRHFYVNRDPWQGDTMDQGVA; from the exons ATGGTCAGTTGTGTAGCTTgtggctattcaaaaacacCAAAGAAAAACAATTCCGGTGTAACATTTTACAG atTTCCTAAGGATGAAAGACGTAGATTTAGATGGATGAGTTTTGTTAATAAGCCTGGGTTTACTCCTAACAACAGGAGCTTATTGTGCTCCAAGCACTTCAAGGAAGAATGTTTCAACAGATCTTCACAATCTGTTATTAGATTATTTCCCAATGCATTTCCAACTATAGAAGCTCCCCGTGTGAAATAT agcctacaattCTCATCTGTTGACTTTGCTATGCAGTACAAAGGGTGTTTTTCttccgacagtgccctgtcaacagtcccaccatcacccgaagctcagctcgtgacagcttcaggtccagcaggtgtcaACCTCGATGAacattttgcaagttcatcggctctttcatttccttcaacaccacagtgccctggtacccatagaaGAGTTACTTTGTTGCCtttggccagttgctttatggtgtTACGGCACTTTTATGTCAACAGAGATCCCTGGCAGGGTGATACCATGGACCAaggcgtggc CTAA
- the LOC123307576 gene encoding uncharacterized protein LOC123307576 yields MVDKDRRGHHTQPFAETARAGRVDVTGDMRTDPTAVLKVILDLPPSHIHVRKCSLLEGIRISQSGKLLPGNWVGHEDIESTGLKPVGRKTPFVLHSKVNR; encoded by the exons ATGGTGGACAAAGACCGAAGAGGTCACCACACGCAACCGTTTGCAGAAACTGCAAGGGCTGGCCGTGTCGATGTTACAGGGGATATGCGCACAGACCCTACAGCAGTGCTTAAGGTCATACTTGATCTGCCTCCCTCACATATACACGTGAGGAAATGCAGCCTGCTGGAAGGAATAAGAATATCCCAGAGCGGGAAGCTCCTACCtggaaactgggttggacatgaggatattgaatcaactggactcaaacct gtcggaaGAAAAACACCCTTTGTACTGCATAGCAAAGTCAACAGATGA
- the LOC123308028 gene encoding separin: METFDSVYEEEIKCILEELQNVTHLPGPIYQKLLRFKAEILIDKSDEELLMILHLVESHIPGLRLRATVECDSNIYEEKSHRSFMKKDYLNPFSCVKSDVQILLERVVELPKEWTVIQLTPRFSSKNIFAINSDDLTLSGVHITVFNCGEKNENPYCVTLPAGNAFSIMGDMRKLKNNLKEIYSIPYKKVTEVMSTKSKKMYHKRRLEMEDVLECLLREIEDTWLGAWKCLLIGKYEDNLLEINIRELVNVFLKEQSHESSSKKVQNILVQTAKYMLSTTEDESSIDKYMATVLEYCFPGENLKSSWNTFWNHHRIDIQNKGRHPVILIIDEALDAFPWEMISTLNGQPSSRMSSLHLLYAMYKAHEDSIIGGYKIISSCNGNFILNPGLDLQLMEKRLKTFFDYWLPEWNGMAGKTPSSKEFLDALTATEIFCYSGHGSGAQYCSSEKIQKEKIDSVVFLFGCGSTQLVEQGPSIEMYGTSQMYSLAACPCLIGMLWVVTDIDTDVLTTNLLSTWIPNANKTSWQLVNEREWIDKGIVSIDAMESKEILNEPNLLKALCLAKNKMKHNCNKAAVVARGIPVKLKILL; encoded by the exons ATGGAAACATTTGATAGTGTCTATGAAGAagaaataaaatgtattttagaAGAATTACAAAATGTTACCCACTTGCCTGGACCAATATATCAGA aGTTACTTCGTTTCAAAGCTGAAATATTAATAGATAAATCTGATGAAGAATTACTAATGATACTCCATTTGGTTGAGTCTCACATACCAGGACTAAGATTGAGAGCTACTGTTGAATGTGATTCGAATATATATGAAGAAAAATCTCACAGGTCTTTTATGAAAAAAGACTATTTGAATCCATTTTCATGTGTGAAATCAGATGTTCAAATTTTACTTGAAAGAGTAGTTGAATTGCCAAAAG aatGGACAGTGATACAACTAACTCCACGCTTttcttccaaaaatatttttgcaataaatTCAGATGATCTCACATTGAGTGGTGTTCATATAACAGTTTTTAATTGtggagaaaaaaatgaaaatcctTATTGTGTTACTCTACCAGCTGGTAATGCATTTTCAATTATGGGAGATatgaggaaattgaaaaataatttgaaggAAATCTATTCTATTCCTTATAAAAAAGTTACTGAAGTTATGAGTACAAAAAGTAAGAAAATGTACCATAAGAGAAGATTAGAAATGGAAGATGTATTGGAG TGTTTATTGAGAGAAATTGAAGATACCTGGCTTGGAGCTTGGAAATGTTTATTAATAGGAAAGTACGAAGATAATTTGCTGGAAATCAACATACGTGAATTAGTTAACGTATTTTTAAAGGAACA ATCTCATGAATCATCATCAAAGAAAGTGCAGAACATACTGGTACAAACAGCGAAATATATGCTTAGCACTACTGAAGATGAATCATCGATAGATAAATACATGGCCACAGTTCTAGAGTATTGTTTTCCTGGTGAAAATCTCAAAAGTTCTTGGAATACCTTCTGGAACCATCATCGAATTGATATTCAAAACAAAGGAAGGCATCCTGTTATTCTAATTATTGATGAG gCTTTGGACGCTTTTCCTTGGGAAATGATTTCAACGTTGAATGGACAACCATCTTCACGAATGTCTTCACTTCATCTACTGTATGCTATGTATAAAGCTCATGAGGATTCTATAATAGGAGGATACAAAATTATATCTTCTTGTAATGGCAATTTTATATTAAATCCTGGCTTGGATTTACAACTTATGGAAAAGAGACTGAAGACTTTTTTCGATTATTGGTTACCAGAGTGGAACGGTATGGCGGGTAAAACACCCAGTTCCAAGGAATTTTTGGATGCACTCACTGCTACAGAAATTTTTTG TTACAGTGGTCATGGATCCGGTGCACAGTATTGTTCCTCagagaaaattcaaaaagagAAGATCGACTctgttgtttttctttttggATGTGGGAGTACTCAGTTGGTTGAACAAGGACCATCGATAGAAATGTATGGTACTAGTCAAATGTACTCATTAGCTGCTTG CCCTTGTTTAATTGGTATGCTGTGGGTTGTAACTGATATAGACACCGATGTTTTAACTACTAATCTTTTGAGTACGTGGATACCAAATGCAAATAAAACATCTTGGCAACTTGTAAATGAAAGAGAATGGATAGATAAAGGCATTG TTTCCATAGATGCCATGGAATCAAAGGAAATATTGAATGAACCTAATCTACTGAAAGCATTATGTTTAgccaaaaataaaatgaaacacAATTGTAATAAAGCAGCAGTTGTAGCTAGAGgaattccggtcaaattgaagaTATTGTTATAA